The Moorella glycerini genomic interval CTCCCAGGCGATAGAACTCCGCCTCCTGCCGGTCAGGGTCGATAAGCCAGTATTCCTGGACTCCGGCGGCCTCGTACTCCACATATTTTTCCCCCCGGTCCCGGGCCAGGCTTTCCGGTGAGGTTATCTCTACAATCAGGTCGGGAGGGCCATCCATATAAGTTTCCTTTAGAAGAGGAAGCTTTTCGTTGCTGACATAGAGGATATCCGGTTCCCGGCCCCGGCGCAAGGTACCGGGCAAGCGCACCAGGAAGGGAGCGTCAAAAACTCGCCCTGTTTTTTTGTAATGCAAGAACTCACGTATAACACTGTACAAAAAACCTTTAATATCCTGGTGTTT includes:
- a CDS encoding Uma2 family endonuclease — protein: MTTAIREAAVTYETGRSLPEGKLTFEEFLAWCDEDTWAEWVDGEVIVLTPAKRKHQDIKGFLYSVIREFLHYKKTGRVFDAPFLVRLPGTLRRGREPDILYVSNEKLPLLKETYMDGPPDLIVEITSPESLARDRGEKYVEYEAAGVQEYWLIDPDRQEAEFYRLGENGRYRTIAPGGKGVYCTEILPGFWLKVDWLWQDPPPSVITCLKEMGIV